The Acidobacteriota bacterium genomic interval GCGGGATGAACGTCCCCTCCCTTCTCCAAAGGGATGCCGTCTCCCTCCTGGCCAGGGCCTCCTTCAGCGCAGACGGGTTCGGGACGTGGCGGTCGTCCGTAAAGGCCCCTCCATCCCCGCTGCCGTCCATCCCGTCCGTCGCCAGGACCGTCAAGGACCACCGCGCAGAAGGCGCGGCTTCCCGCAGGAGGAGGGCCAGGGCCGCGGCGAGGTGGCTGCACCGTCCGCCGGCCCCCCGGTGGTTCCCCACATCCACCGTTGCCTCCCCGACCCCGACCCAGGCTCGTGGAGGACCGCCCCCGCCCCGCGCCGCGACCGCGAGCGAGACGAGCCGCGCCGCAAGAACATCCGCCCCTTCGCCCTCTCGCACCGGCACTTCCCTCACGCGCAAGCCCCGTGCCCTCAGTGAATCCGCCGCCAGGCGACGCAGGAAGAGCCCGTCCGCCAGCAGGAACCAGCGGTCCCTGGGCCTTCGAGCGGCGGGCGATGGGGCTGGGAGCCCCCGGGGGGCTGAGATCCCCAAGGCCCGAAGCACCTGTCCCGCCGAAACGGCCGGCCTCCAGGGAAGCGTGGGGCCCGAGCCCACGAGACGTGCCTGGCCCGGCCCCACGTCCGACCAGATGCCCGTGGCGCAGGACCAACCGCCCAGATCTTTCAGGAGACCACCCCCCTTGACCTCGGAGAGCGCAAGCCGAACGGCGTTGACGTCCCGGATGGGAGCCCCCGACGCGAGGAGCCGGGCGGCCAGCCCGGCCTTCTCCCTCAGGGTCCACGGTGGACGGGGCGCGACGAGCAGGGCGGAGGTGCCTCCAGAGACGAGCGCCAGAAGCCCTCCCCGGCCTTCCCGCAACCAGTCCCGCACTTCCCGCGTGCGCCGGACGTTTCCTGGCGTCGGCTCGGGATGGTCGCCGCGCAGGTCCAGAAAGCCCGGAGGAGCCGGCCTTCCAGGCACCCCGTAGAGGAGCCCGGGGACATATGGCCAGACCGCCCGAGCCGCGGCGGCGAGGCCCGGCGCGGCTTTGCCCAGGCAGAGAACCCGGTCCGGGACCGACCTGCCTTCGAAGTGGGCCCGGAGAAGCGGCGGGGCGACGCGTTCCGGGGCCGAGTCGGCCAGAAAGTCCCGGAGGACGGACGCCAGAGCCATGCCCTCAAGAAGCGCGTCCCTCACGCTTTCACCTTTTTCTATATGCCAGAATCCTCACCGCCAGGGAGTTTCCGGGGATAGCTCCGCCTGAACCCCTTGACAGGCGGGAGTTCCAGCCCTATATTGTGCCCAGAACCTTTATAGGAGGTACGGATGAACAAGGCTGAACTGATTGGGTCGATTTCCAACCACGCTGGGCTGAGCAAGGCCCAGGCCGCCAAGGCCCTGGACGCCTTCACGGGCGCGGTCCAGAAGGCCCTCAAGAAGGGCGACAAGGTCACGCTGGTCGGTTTCGGCACGTACGCGGTGGGCAAGCGCAATGCCCGCACCGGCCGCAACCCCAAGACCGGCAAGCCCATCAAGATCGCGGCCAAGAAGGTCGTGAAGTTCAAGCCCGGCAAGGGTCTGGCCGACAGCGTTCGGTAATCTCGAATTCCATCGGTCGGAAGCGAGGGGCCTTCGGGCCCCTCCTTTTTTTTCCGCCCCGGCGGGCGCCCGACGTGGGGGAGGACTCGGCCGGCGAGGGGTAGGCCCGCCGGACACCTTCGCTTCACGCCTCCTCCGCGGGCGCGATCACCACGAGGTCCGCGCCGCCCACCACGCCCTCCCCCTCCTTCACGCGGATGTCCCGGACGATCCCGTCCGTCAGGGCCTGTAGCTCGTTCTGCATCTTCATGGCTTCGACGACGATGACGCCCTGGCCCTTCCGCACCGCCTGGCCCGGCTCCACGAGGATCTTCACGACCTTCCCCGGCATCGGCGCCTTCACCGCGGCCCCGTGGCCGGCTCCCCCGCCCGACTGGCCCCGCAGCACCAGCCCGATGGGGCTCAGAAGCTCCACTCGGCGGGTTCCGTCGTACAGGTGGACGTTGTACACGTCCGGCTCGGGCGAATAGACGCTCACCTCATAGCTCTTTCCGTCCACGAGGAGAGAGTAAAGGCCCGGGAGGAGAAACTCGCTGTCCACTTCCCAGGTCTTGCCGTCCAGCGTGATCACGTACCCCCCGTTCCGAGGGGCCAGCTCCACGGGTATCTCCCGGCCGTTTCTGAGGATCACGTACCGCACGTCCGCCTCCAGGAATGGGGTCCCCCGCCGCGTCCTAGCGGAGGCTTCGCCTCCACGCGCTCACGCCGCTCCCGGCTTCAGGTCGGGGCTGGCTCCGCACGGCCGACTCGTACGCCGCGATGGCCGCCGCGATGTCCGCCACCGGATGGGGCTCGGGCCTCCGGTACTCCCCGGGGCCCAGGAAGCGCGGGATGAAGTCCGTGCTCAGGTTCCCCGCCAGAAACTCGGGATGATTCACGATCTCGATGAGGAAGTGTCGGTTGGATCGGATCCCGACGATCTGGAACTCCTGGAGCGCCCGGTTCATTGTGGCCACCGCCCCGGCGCGATCATCGGCCCAGGCCACGACCTTGGCGATCATGGGGTCGTAGTGGATGCTCACCTCCCCCGACCCGTACAAGGACGAGTCCACGCGCACGCCGGGCCCCTCCGGGAAGCGCACCGCCACGATCTTCCCCGGGCATGGGAGGAAGTTGTTTTCTGGATCCTCGGCGTAGATCCGGCACTCCACGGCCCACCCGCGCTGGGAGACGTCCTCCTGTTTGAGGCGAAGGGGCTCTCCGGCCGCCACACTCACCTGCAGTTTCACGAGGTCGAGGCCGGTGACCATCTCCGTGACGGGGTGCTCCACCTGGAGGCGGGTGTTCATCTCCATGAAGTAGAAGTCCCCCTCCTGGCTGGCCAGGAACTCCACCGTTCCGGCATTCACGTAGCCCACGGCCCGGGCCGCTTTCACCGCGATCTCGCCCATCCGCCTTCGCATGTCGGGCCCCACGAAGGGGGAGGGGCACTCCTCGATGACCTTCTGGTGTCGCCGTTGGATCGAGCATTCTCGTTCGCCGAGCCAGAGGCACGTTCCATGCCCGTCCGCCAGAATCTGCATTTCGATGTGGCGAGGGTTCAAGACGGCGCGCTCGAGGTACACCGACCCGTCTCCGAAGGACTGCACGGCTTCCGAGGACGCGTCCCGGAACGCGCCGGCCATCTCCTGTTCGGTCCGAACGAGCCGCATCCCCTTGCCGCCACCGCCCGCCGCCGCCTTGAGCATGATGGGAAAGCCGATGCGGCGCCCTTCGGACAGGGCCTCCTC includes:
- a CDS encoding biotin/lipoyl-containing protein, coding for MRYVILRNGREIPVELAPRNGGYVITLDGKTWEVDSEFLLPGLYSLLVDGKSYEVSVYSPEPDVYNVHLYDGTRRVELLSPIGLVLRGQSGGGAGHGAAVKAPMPGKVVKILVEPGQAVRKGQGVIVVEAMKMQNELQALTDGIVRDIRVKEGEGVVGGADLVVIAPAEEA
- a CDS encoding HU family DNA-binding protein: MNKAELIGSISNHAGLSKAQAAKALDAFTGAVQKALKKGDKVTLVGFGTYAVGKRNARTGRNPKTGKPIKIAAKKVVKFKPGKGLADSVR
- the accC gene encoding acetyl-CoA carboxylase biotin carboxylase subunit; the protein is MIRKVLIANRGEIAVRIIRALRDMGIASVAVFSEADRQSRHVRLADEAYPVGPAPSSQSYLNVEAILAAARRAGADAVHPGYGFLSENASFAARCAEEGLIFIGPPPEAIHAMGEKTRARQIMAAAGVPVVPGTLEPVKSQEEALSEGRRIGFPIMLKAAAGGGGKGMRLVRTEQEMAGAFRDASSEAVQSFGDGSVYLERAVLNPRHIEMQILADGHGTCLWLGERECSIQRRHQKVIEECPSPFVGPDMRRRMGEIAVKAARAVGYVNAGTVEFLASQEGDFYFMEMNTRLQVEHPVTEMVTGLDLVKLQVSVAAGEPLRLKQEDVSQRGWAVECRIYAEDPENNFLPCPGKIVAVRFPEGPGVRVDSSLYGSGEVSIHYDPMIAKVVAWADDRAGAVATMNRALQEFQIVGIRSNRHFLIEIVNHPEFLAGNLSTDFIPRFLGPGEYRRPEPHPVADIAAAIAAYESAVRSQPRPEAGSGVSAWRRSLR
- a CDS encoding DUF4147 domain-containing protein, encoding MRDALLEGMALASVLRDFLADSAPERVAPPLLRAHFEGRSVPDRVLCLGKAAPGLAAAARAVWPYVPGLLYGVPGRPAPPGFLDLRGDHPEPTPGNVRRTREVRDWLREGRGGLLALVSGGTSALLVAPRPPWTLREKAGLAARLLASGAPIRDVNAVRLALSEVKGGGLLKDLGGWSCATGIWSDVGPGQARLVGSGPTLPWRPAVSAGQVLRALGISAPRGLPAPSPAARRPRDRWFLLADGLFLRRLAADSLRARGLRVREVPVREGEGADVLAARLVSLAVAARGGGGPPRAWVGVGEATVDVGNHRGAGGRCSHLAAALALLLREAAPSARWSLTVLATDGMDGSGDGGAFTDDRHVPNPSALKEALARRETASLWRREGTFIPRGPAGNNLRDLWVLVVG